The Deltaproteobacteria bacterium genome has a window encoding:
- a CDS encoding J domain-containing protein has product MKRITFEKIDAARKVLELEEEASSEEIKKAYRGLSKRYHPDHCQQEEAYCEEMIRKINQAYEVITAYIHSYKYSFRKEEVQRNDPHHVMGRFYEDWMWGPGQ; this is encoded by the coding sequence ATGAAGAGGATTACTTTTGAAAAGATCGATGCCGCCAGAAAGGTTTTAGAGTTGGAAGAAGAGGCCTCCTCGGAGGAGATTAAAAAGGCCTACCGGGGATTGAGCAAGAGATACCACCCTGATCATTGCCAGCAGGAGGAGGCCTATTGTGAAGAGATGATCAGAAAGATCAATCAGGCCTATGAGGTGATCACGGCCTATATCCACAGCTACAAATATTCCTTCCGCAAGGAAGAAGTGCAGAGAAATGACCCGCACCATGTCATGGGGAGATTCTACGAAGACTGGATGTGGGGACCGGGGCAGTGA
- a CDS encoding methyltransferase domain-containing protein has translation MNELFDREVAEGYDRWYGTKEGARYDLSEKELILRLLRPQGEKMLLDVGCGTGNLLLFLQRQGMRVVGVDPSPYMLEKARKKLDKGPPLLHARAEELPFKDKSFDMLILVTTLEFVEDPFLTLKEAFRVTRERVFLGVLNALSPLSIFRRIRGKFRQSIYNHARFYSLWELKALIRASLTSPPYRLRWAGLSPFPLNPFSAFLGVVIDLKRSSHQHILTSPMPR, from the coding sequence GTGAATGAATTATTCGACCGAGAAGTGGCTGAGGGCTACGATCGCTGGTATGGAACAAAGGAAGGGGCTCGTTACGATCTATCTGAGAAGGAACTGATACTTCGTCTACTCAGGCCCCAGGGGGAAAAGATGCTCTTGGATGTGGGTTGTGGCACAGGAAATCTCCTCCTCTTCCTCCAGCGACAGGGCATGCGGGTAGTGGGGGTAGATCCCTCTCCATACATGCTGGAGAAGGCCAGGAAAAAGCTGGATAAAGGACCCCCTCTTTTGCACGCCAGGGCGGAGGAGCTCCCCTTCAAGGATAAGAGCTTTGACATGCTGATCTTGGTCACCACCTTGGAGTTCGTTGAGGACCCCTTTTTAACATTAAAGGAGGCCTTCCGGGTCACGCGGGAGCGGGTCTTTTTGGGGGTGTTGAACGCCCTTTCTCCTTTGTCCATTTTCAGAAGGATAAGAGGTAAATTTAGGCAAAGCATCTATAACCACGCCCGTTTTTATTCCCTCTGGGAGTTAAAGGCATTGATCAGGGCCTCCCTCACCTCGCCTCCCTACCGTCTCCGTTGGGCAGGCCTGTCGCCCTTCCCCTTAAACCCCTTCAGTGCCTTTTTAGGAGTCGTGATAGACTTAAAAAGGTCTAGCCATCAACATATCCTTACCTCGCCAATGCCAAGATAA